A region of Leclercia adecarboxylata DNA encodes the following proteins:
- a CDS encoding MFS transporter, giving the protein MNTNSLTPAVSRWVIFILAIGAGFSVAAIYYAQPLLPLMGSDLHLSVEGMGMVPTLTQAGYALGILFLLPLGDRYDRRTLIVVKSVALALLLLACSLTGQIHSLLLVSLLIGMTATMAQDIVPAAAILAPQGKQGKTVGTVMTGLLLGILLSRTVSGVVGEAFGWRVMYQLAAGSIAILAAVMWFILPRFAVPSNLRYPELMRSMAHLWRRYPALRRAALAQGFLSIAFSAFWSTLAVMLMEHYGLGSAVAGGYGIAGAAGALAAPLAGGLADKLGAGKVTQLGAALVTVSFALMFLMPALGVHGQLILIAVAAVGFDLGLQSSLVAHQNLVYSLEPQARGRLNALLFTGVFIGMALGSALGSQLYTLAGWPGVIALATMTAGVALVIRMTGNVRSTPSAVQNS; this is encoded by the coding sequence ATGAACACCAACTCCTTAACCCCAGCCGTCAGCCGCTGGGTCATTTTTATCCTCGCCATCGGCGCAGGATTTAGCGTCGCCGCCATCTATTATGCTCAGCCGCTGCTGCCGCTGATGGGCTCAGATTTGCATCTCAGCGTTGAAGGGATGGGAATGGTGCCAACTCTCACCCAGGCCGGTTATGCACTGGGGATCCTGTTCCTGCTGCCGCTCGGCGATCGCTACGACCGTCGCACCCTGATAGTGGTGAAAAGCGTCGCCCTGGCGCTGCTGCTTCTGGCCTGTAGCCTGACGGGGCAGATCCACTCCCTGCTGCTGGTCAGCCTGCTGATTGGTATGACCGCCACCATGGCGCAGGATATCGTCCCGGCTGCGGCAATTCTTGCGCCTCAGGGCAAACAGGGCAAAACCGTCGGTACGGTGATGACCGGCCTGTTGCTGGGGATCCTGCTCTCCCGTACGGTGAGCGGCGTGGTAGGGGAAGCCTTTGGCTGGCGCGTGATGTATCAGCTGGCTGCGGGCAGCATTGCGATCCTCGCCGCCGTGATGTGGTTCATTCTGCCCCGCTTCGCGGTACCCTCGAACCTGCGTTATCCGGAACTGATGCGTTCCATGGCGCATCTGTGGCGCCGCTACCCGGCCCTGCGCCGCGCCGCGCTGGCTCAGGGTTTCCTCTCCATCGCCTTTAGCGCCTTCTGGTCGACCCTGGCGGTCATGCTGATGGAACATTATGGGCTTGGCAGCGCGGTAGCCGGAGGATACGGTATTGCCGGTGCCGCAGGTGCCCTGGCCGCGCCGCTGGCGGGGGGTCTGGCGGATAAACTGGGCGCGGGTAAAGTCACCCAACTGGGTGCCGCCCTGGTGACCGTCTCCTTCGCCCTGATGTTTTTAATGCCTGCTTTAGGCGTACATGGCCAGCTGATCCTGATTGCCGTTGCCGCCGTGGGCTTTGATCTCGGTCTGCAGTCAAGCCTGGTGGCCCACCAGAACCTGGTTTACAGCCTCGAGCCGCAGGCGCGTGGTCGCCTGAACGCCCTGCTCTTCACCGGCGTGTTTATCGGCATGGCGTTGGGTTCAGCGCTGGGTAGTCAGCTGTATACCCTGGCCGGTTGGCCGGGCGTGATTGCCCTGGCGACGATGACAGCCGGTGTGGCGCTGGTTATTCGTATGACCGGGAACGTCCGCTCAACCCCATCAGCCGTGCAGAATTCCTGA
- a CDS encoding LysR family transcriptional regulator yields MKRSERIDRVELMRTFVRIVETGSLSAAAVQMATSQATVSRRLQSLEMLLGARLILRTTHAMKLTDDGERCYQHARRVIDSWHALEDEVGQTEDEPVGVLRVRAPHAFGQEQLLEPLTQFLLRYPRLNVEWMLNDRSADFLSDNIDCAIRVGAEIDPATVSVLLAEVPRCIVASPELLARFTPVEKPEDLSALPWVALNTFYRQHVELFSAGTSQPLRVAISPRLSTDSLYVARKSALTGLGIAVVSSWTVEADIREGRLVHLLPDWQPAALPVHLVYPWSRYYPARLRRFLEMMREVMPEIAGMRRPEQMQ; encoded by the coding sequence ATGAAACGTTCAGAACGTATAGACAGAGTAGAGTTAATGCGGACCTTTGTACGCATCGTCGAAACCGGCTCTCTTTCCGCTGCCGCCGTGCAGATGGCTACCAGCCAGGCCACAGTCAGCCGCCGACTGCAGTCGCTGGAGATGCTGCTCGGCGCGCGCCTGATCCTGCGAACAACCCATGCCATGAAGCTGACCGATGACGGCGAACGCTGCTATCAACATGCCCGGCGGGTGATCGACAGCTGGCATGCGCTGGAAGATGAAGTGGGGCAGACGGAAGATGAACCGGTGGGGGTGCTCCGGGTGAGGGCACCGCATGCCTTCGGTCAGGAGCAGTTGCTGGAGCCGCTAACGCAGTTTTTGCTGCGCTATCCCCGGCTGAACGTGGAGTGGATGCTCAACGATCGCTCGGCTGATTTTTTAAGCGACAATATCGACTGCGCTATTCGGGTCGGGGCGGAGATCGACCCGGCCACGGTGTCGGTGCTGCTGGCCGAGGTGCCGCGCTGCATTGTGGCATCCCCTGAACTGCTTGCACGCTTTACCCCTGTGGAGAAGCCCGAAGATCTCTCCGCGCTGCCCTGGGTGGCACTCAATACGTTTTATCGTCAGCATGTAGAGTTGTTCAGCGCGGGGACATCACAACCGCTGCGGGTGGCTATCTCGCCTCGATTAAGTACCGACAGCCTGTACGTGGCGCGTAAAAGCGCACTCACCGGGCTGGGCATTGCTGTGGTCTCGAGCTGGACGGTAGAAGCGGATATCCGCGAGGGCAGGCTGGTGCATCTCCTGCCGGACTGGCAGCCGGCCGCGCTGCCGGTTCATCTGGTCTACCCGTGGTCACGCTATTATCCGGCGCGACTGCGTCGTTTTCTGGAGATGATGAGAGAGGTGATGCCTGAAATTGCGGGAATGCGCAGGCCTGAGCAGATGCAATAA
- the rne gene encoding ribonuclease E, with amino-acid sequence MKRMLINATQQEELRVALVDGQRLYDLDIESPGHEQKKANIYKGKITRIEPSLEAAFVDYGAERHGFLPLKEIAREYFPSNYNAHGRPNIKDVLREGQEVIVQIDKEERGNKGAALTTFISLAGSYLVLMPNNPRAGGISRRIEGDDRTELKEALASLELPDGMGLIVRTAGVGKSAEALQWDLGFRLKHWEAIQKAAESRPAPFLIHQESNVIVRAFRDYLRQDIGEILIDNPKVLELARQHIAALGRPDFTSKIKLYTGEIPLFSHYQIESQIESAFQREVRLPSGGSIVIDSTEALTAIDINSARATRGGDIEETAFNTNLEAADEIARQLRLRDLGGLIVIDFIDMTPVRHQRAVENRLREAVRQDRARIQISHISRFGLLEMSRQRLSPSLGESSHHVCPRCSGTGTVRDNESLALSILRLIEEEALKENTKEVHAIVPVPVASYLLNEKRAAVSAIESRLSGVRCVIVPNDQMQTPHYSVLRVRKGEETSTLSYMLPKLHEEEMALPSEEEYSERKLPEQPALAAFVMPEAPPAPAQETVAAKPAAAKPAAEASQPTEQPGLLSRFFSALKKMFAGEEPQPAPAPVEKKEEKQERSPDRRKRQNNRRDRTERRDNRSDSNEGRDNRDNRDNREGRERREGRDDNRRNRREKPQQNAEDREIRQPVSEESDKGRQRDEQQPRRERNRRRNDDKRQAQQEVKALNREEETVQDAEQEERVQVMPRRKQRQLNQKVRFESQTEEAAVEAVAPQAEPAQSTELAKVDLPAVIENAPEQEENGEGRENAGMPRRSRRSPRHLRVSGQRRRRYRDERYPLQSPMPLAIACASPEMASGKAWIRYPVARPQEPQFEEQNVAAETVAPVAPAAVEAITEAAAVAIPEPQVAEVETSHPEVIAAPVTEQPQIVTPEDAVVAEQVVEEAAAAEPAETTEVAAEPQPVVEVEVETEVQPEIEIDVEPVEVAEVEPEDIEVAEVKAPEVKPEPEVKPAPAAQVHAKAHHATAPMTRAPAPEYVAEAPRHSDWVRPAFEFDGKGSAGGHSATHQATAPATRPQPAE; translated from the coding sequence ATGAAAAGAATGTTAATCAACGCAACTCAGCAAGAAGAGTTGCGTGTCGCCCTTGTGGATGGGCAGCGTCTGTACGATCTGGATATCGAAAGTCCTGGACACGAACAGAAAAAAGCGAACATTTACAAAGGCAAAATCACCCGCATTGAACCCAGCCTTGAAGCCGCATTTGTCGATTACGGTGCCGAGCGTCATGGTTTCCTCCCGCTGAAAGAGATCGCTCGCGAGTATTTCCCTTCCAACTATAACGCCCATGGCCGTCCAAACATCAAAGATGTTCTGCGTGAAGGTCAGGAAGTTATTGTCCAGATTGATAAAGAAGAGCGCGGCAACAAAGGCGCGGCACTAACAACCTTTATCAGCCTGGCAGGCAGCTACCTCGTTCTGATGCCTAACAACCCGCGCGCGGGCGGTATCTCTCGCCGTATCGAAGGCGACGACCGTACCGAGCTGAAAGAAGCGCTGGCAAGCCTTGAGCTGCCGGACGGCATGGGCCTGATTGTCCGTACCGCAGGCGTTGGCAAATCTGCCGAAGCCCTGCAGTGGGACCTGGGCTTCCGCCTGAAGCACTGGGAAGCGATCCAGAAAGCCGCTGAAAGTCGCCCTGCTCCGTTCCTGATCCACCAGGAAAGTAACGTTATTGTACGTGCCTTCCGCGACTATCTGCGTCAGGACATCGGCGAAATTCTGATTGATAATCCGAAAGTGCTTGAGCTGGCTCGCCAGCACATCGCAGCCCTGGGTCGTCCGGATTTCACCAGCAAAATCAAACTGTACACCGGTGAGATCCCGCTGTTCAGCCACTACCAGATCGAATCGCAGATTGAATCCGCCTTCCAGCGTGAAGTCCGTCTGCCATCCGGCGGCTCTATCGTTATCGACAGCACCGAAGCGCTGACCGCCATCGATATCAACTCCGCACGTGCAACCCGCGGCGGCGATATCGAAGAGACGGCGTTCAACACCAACCTGGAAGCGGCAGATGAGATTGCGCGTCAGCTGCGTCTGCGTGACCTCGGCGGCCTGATCGTTATCGACTTCATCGACATGACGCCAGTACGTCACCAACGCGCGGTGGAAAACCGCCTGCGTGAAGCGGTGCGTCAGGATCGTGCGCGTATCCAGATCAGCCATATCTCCCGTTTTGGCCTGCTGGAGATGTCCCGTCAGCGTCTGAGCCCGTCGCTCGGCGAATCCAGCCACCACGTCTGCCCACGCTGTAGCGGCACCGGTACCGTGCGTGACAACGAATCGCTGGCGCTCTCTATCCTGCGTCTCATCGAAGAAGAAGCGCTGAAAGAGAACACCAAAGAAGTTCACGCCATTGTGCCTGTGCCGGTTGCCTCCTACCTGCTGAACGAAAAACGTGCAGCGGTAAGCGCAATCGAATCCCGTTTGAGCGGCGTACGCTGCGTGATCGTCCCTAACGACCAGATGCAAACCCCGCACTATTCCGTGCTGCGCGTGCGCAAAGGTGAAGAGACGTCCACCCTGAGCTACATGCTGCCGAAGCTGCATGAAGAAGAGATGGCGCTGCCGTCTGAGGAAGAGTACTCAGAGCGTAAGCTGCCTGAGCAACCTGCTCTTGCGGCATTCGTGATGCCTGAAGCGCCACCTGCGCCAGCGCAGGAGACCGTTGCGGCTAAGCCTGCTGCAGCCAAACCGGCGGCAGAAGCCAGCCAGCCGACTGAGCAGCCAGGCCTGCTGAGCCGCTTCTTCAGCGCGCTGAAAAAAATGTTTGCAGGCGAAGAGCCGCAGCCAGCCCCGGCGCCGGTTGAGAAGAAAGAAGAGAAACAGGAGCGTTCACCGGATCGTCGTAAACGTCAGAACAACCGTCGAGACCGCACCGAGCGCCGCGATAACCGTTCAGACAGCAACGAAGGTCGTGACAATCGCGATAATCGCGACAACCGTGAGGGTCGTGAGCGCCGTGAAGGGCGTGACGACAACCGTCGCAACCGCCGTGAGAAGCCGCAGCAGAACGCGGAAGATCGTGAAATTCGCCAGCCGGTCAGCGAAGAGTCTGATAAAGGCAGACAGCGTGATGAGCAGCAGCCGCGCCGTGAGCGTAACCGTCGTCGTAATGATGACAAGCGCCAGGCCCAGCAGGAAGTCAAAGCGCTGAATCGCGAAGAAGAGACCGTGCAGGATGCTGAGCAGGAAGAACGCGTTCAGGTCATGCCACGCCGTAAGCAGCGTCAGCTGAACCAGAAAGTGCGCTTCGAGTCTCAGACTGAAGAGGCAGCGGTTGAAGCGGTCGCACCTCAGGCTGAACCAGCCCAGAGCACCGAACTGGCAAAAGTTGACCTGCCTGCCGTTATCGAAAACGCACCTGAGCAGGAAGAGAACGGCGAAGGCCGTGAAAACGCCGGCATGCCGCGTCGTTCACGTCGCTCCCCGCGTCACCTGCGCGTGAGCGGTCAGCGTCGTCGCCGTTATCGTGACGAGCGTTATCCGCTGCAGTCTCCAATGCCGCTGGCTATTGCCTGTGCGTCACCAGAGATGGCATCAGGTAAAGCCTGGATCCGTTATCCGGTTGCCCGTCCTCAGGAGCCACAGTTTGAAGAGCAGAACGTTGCTGCAGAAACGGTAGCCCCTGTTGCGCCAGCCGCCGTTGAGGCGATTACTGAGGCCGCTGCCGTTGCGATCCCTGAGCCGCAGGTTGCTGAAGTTGAAACGTCACATCCGGAAGTGATTGCTGCGCCTGTGACTGAACAACCGCAGATCGTCACTCCTGAAGACGCGGTTGTCGCAGAACAGGTTGTGGAAGAAGCTGCCGCTGCTGAACCGGCTGAAACCACCGAGGTTGCAGCCGAGCCGCAGCCGGTCGTGGAAGTTGAAGTGGAAACTGAAGTTCAACCTGAAATCGAAATCGATGTTGAACCGGTTGAGGTTGCTGAAGTGGAACCTGAAGACATTGAAGTCGCGGAAGTAAAAGCGCCAGAAGTGAAACCAGAACCTGAGGTGAAACCGGCGCCAGCCGCGCAGGTTCACGCTAAAGCGCATCACGCCACTGCCCCAATGACCCGTGCTCCGGCACCGGAATATGTTGCGGAAGCACCGCGTCACAGCGACTGGGTACGTCCGGCATTTGAGTTTGACGGTAAAGGCTCTGCAGGCGGTCACAGCGCCACGCATCAGGCCACTGCGCCAGCCACGCGCCCACAGCCGGCTGAATAA
- the rluC gene encoding 23S rRNA pseudouridine(955/2504/2580) synthase RluC, giving the protein MKTETPAVKMVAITDDEAGQRIDNFLRTQLKGVPKSMIYRILRKGEVRVNKKRIKPEYKLEAGDEVRIPPVRVAEREEEAVSPHLNKVAALADVILYEDDHILVLNKPSGTAVHGGSGLSFGVIEGLRALRPEARFLELVHRLDRDTSGVLLVAKKRSALRSLHEQLREKGMQKDYLALVRGQWQSHVKVVQAPLLKNILQSGERIVRVSQEGKPSETRFKVEERYEFATLVRCSPVTGRTHQIRVHTLHAGHPIAFDDRYGDREFDKQLAGTGLSRLFLHAAALKFTHPGTGEVIRIEAPMDEQLKRCLKVLRG; this is encoded by the coding sequence ATGAAAACAGAGACTCCAGCCGTAAAAATGGTTGCCATTACCGATGATGAAGCGGGGCAACGCATCGACAACTTTTTGCGCACCCAATTGAAGGGCGTGCCGAAGAGTATGATTTATCGCATCCTGCGTAAGGGTGAAGTGCGTGTGAATAAGAAGCGCATCAAACCTGAATACAAACTTGAAGCAGGTGATGAAGTCCGCATTCCACCCGTTCGCGTCGCCGAGCGGGAAGAAGAGGCGGTATCGCCGCATCTGAATAAAGTTGCTGCGCTTGCGGATGTGATTTTATATGAAGACGATCATATCCTGGTGCTCAACAAACCGTCCGGTACCGCAGTACACGGCGGCAGCGGACTGAGCTTCGGCGTCATTGAAGGCCTGCGCGCGCTGCGTCCGGAAGCCCGCTTCCTTGAGCTGGTTCATCGCCTTGACCGCGACACCTCTGGCGTACTGCTGGTGGCGAAAAAGCGTTCGGCGCTGCGTTCGCTGCATGAACAGCTGCGTGAGAAAGGGATGCAGAAGGATTACCTCGCGCTGGTGCGCGGCCAGTGGCAATCCCATGTCAAAGTAGTGCAGGCACCGCTGCTGAAAAACATTCTGCAGAGCGGCGAGCGAATTGTCCGCGTGAGCCAGGAAGGCAAGCCGTCAGAAACACGCTTCAAAGTTGAAGAGCGTTATGAATTCGCCACCCTGGTACGCTGCAGTCCGGTCACCGGTCGTACCCATCAGATCCGTGTTCATACTCTGCATGCGGGACATCCTATCGCTTTCGACGATCGCTATGGCGACCGGGAATTTGATAAGCAGCTGGCCGGTACGGGGTTATCTCGCCTGTTCCTGCATGCCGCCGCGCTGAAGTTTACCCATCCGGGTACCGGCGAGGTAATACGTATCGAAGCCCCGATGGACGAGCAGCTGAAACGCTGTCTTAAAGTTCTGCGTGGTTGA
- a CDS encoding Maf family protein, with the protein MPNLILASTSPYRRMLLEKLGVPFECAAPDVDESPQPGESPRHLVVRLAQEKAKSLAARFPDHLIIGSDQVCVLDGIITGKPHTEENARQQLLKARGTIVTFYTGLALYNSATGHLQTECEPFDVHFRHLSEQEIEDYVRKERPLNCAGSFKSEGLGIALFDRLDGRDPNTLVGLPLIALCQMLRREHSNPLMA; encoded by the coding sequence ATGCCAAATCTGATCCTCGCCTCGACTTCGCCCTACCGCCGCATGCTGCTGGAAAAACTTGGCGTACCCTTTGAATGCGCCGCGCCGGACGTGGATGAAAGCCCACAACCCGGTGAATCGCCACGGCATCTGGTGGTACGTCTGGCGCAGGAAAAAGCGAAAAGCCTGGCAGCACGATTTCCTGACCATCTTATTATAGGTTCCGATCAGGTTTGCGTCCTTGATGGGATTATCACCGGAAAACCGCACACCGAAGAGAATGCGCGCCAGCAGCTGCTGAAAGCACGCGGCACTATTGTGACCTTCTATACTGGCCTCGCCCTCTATAACAGCGCTACGGGCCATCTGCAGACGGAATGCGAGCCCTTTGATGTTCATTTCCGCCATCTTAGTGAACAGGAGATTGAAGATTACGTCCGCAAAGAGCGTCCGTTAAACTGCGCGGGCAGCTTTAAGAGCGAAGGACTGGGGATTGCGTTATTCGACAGGCTGGACGGGCGTGACCCGAACACGTTGGTGGGATTACCGCTGATTGCGCTGTGTCAGATGCTGCGTCGCGAGCACAGCAACCCGTTGATGGCGTAA
- the yceD gene encoding 23S rRNA accumulation protein YceD, giving the protein MQKVKLPLTLDPVRTAQKRLDYEGIYTRDQAERIAESVVSVDSDVECSMSFEIDPQRLAVITGDAKVSVTLECQRCGKPFPLHVHTTYCFSPVRSDEQAEALPEAYEPIEVNEFGEIDLLALVEDEIILTLPVVPVHDSEHCEVSEADMVFGELPDEAQKPNPFAVLASLKRK; this is encoded by the coding sequence ATGCAAAAGGTAAAATTACCCCTGACTCTTGATCCGGTTCGTACGGCTCAAAAACGCCTTGATTACGAAGGTATCTATACTCGTGATCAGGCTGAGCGTATCGCCGAATCCGTAGTCAGTGTGGACAGTGATGTGGAATGCTCCATGTCGTTCGAAATCGATCCCCAGCGCCTTGCCGTTATCACCGGTGATGCAAAGGTGTCGGTCACGCTCGAGTGTCAGCGTTGCGGGAAACCGTTCCCACTTCATGTTCACACAACATATTGTTTTAGTCCGGTTCGTTCAGACGAACAGGCTGAAGCACTCCCGGAAGCGTATGAGCCGATTGAGGTTAACGAATTCGGTGAAATCGATCTGCTGGCGCTGGTTGAAGATGAAATCATCCTCACCTTGCCTGTAGTTCCGGTGCATGATTCTGAACACTGTGAAGTGTCCGAGGCGGACATGGTCTTTGGGGAACTGCCTGATGAAGCGCAAAAACCAAACCCATTTGCCGTATTAGCCAGCTTAAAGCGTAAGTAA
- the rpmF gene encoding 50S ribosomal protein L32 codes for MAVQQNKPTRSKRGMRRSHDALTAVTSLSVDKTSGEKHLRHHITADGFYRGRKVITK; via the coding sequence ATGGCCGTACAACAGAATAAACCAACCCGTTCCAAACGTGGCATGCGTCGTTCCCATGACGCGCTGACTGCAGTTACCAGCCTGTCTGTAGACAAGACTTCTGGTGAGAAACACCTGCGTCACCACATCACTGCTGACGGTTTCTACCGCGGCCGCAAGGTTATCACTAAGTAA
- the plsX gene encoding phosphate acyltransferase PlsX, translated as MTRLTLALDVMGGDFGPSVTVPAALQALNSNSQLTLLLVGNPDAITPLLAKADFEQRSRLQIIPAQSVIASDVRASQAIRSSRGSSMRIALELVKEGRAQACVSAGNTGALMGLAKLLLKPIDGIERPALVTVLPHQQKGKTVVLDLGANVDCDSVMLAQFAVMGSVLAEEVVGISHPRVALLNIGEEETKGLDSIREASERLKNEPSINYIGYLEANELLTGKTDVLVCDGFTGNVTLKTMEGVVRMFLSLLKSQGEGKKRSWWLIILKRWLQKSLARRFSHLNPDQYNGACLLGLRGIVIKSHGAANQRAFTVAIEQAVQAVQRQVPQRIAARLGSVLAKSD; from the coding sequence TTGACACGTCTAACCCTGGCGTTAGATGTCATGGGGGGAGATTTTGGCCCTTCCGTGACAGTGCCTGCAGCATTGCAGGCACTGAACTCTAATTCGCAACTCACTCTCCTTTTAGTCGGCAATCCCGACGCTATCACGCCATTACTCGCAAAAGCTGACTTCGAACAACGTTCGCGTCTGCAGATCATTCCTGCGCAGTCAGTTATTGCCAGTGATGTCCGTGCCTCACAGGCGATCCGCAGCAGTCGCGGAAGCTCGATGCGCATTGCGCTGGAGCTGGTAAAAGAAGGACGCGCGCAGGCGTGCGTCAGCGCCGGAAATACCGGCGCGCTGATGGGGCTGGCAAAATTACTGCTCAAACCGATTGATGGTATTGAGCGCCCGGCGCTGGTGACGGTTCTGCCGCATCAGCAAAAGGGCAAAACGGTGGTGCTGGATTTAGGCGCTAACGTCGACTGCGACAGTGTTATGCTCGCGCAGTTTGCCGTTATGGGCTCGGTGCTGGCAGAAGAGGTCGTCGGGATTTCGCATCCCCGCGTTGCCTTGCTGAATATTGGCGAGGAAGAGACTAAAGGTCTCGACAGCATCCGTGAGGCGTCCGAGAGGCTAAAAAATGAGCCATCCATAAACTATATTGGATATCTCGAAGCCAACGAATTATTGACCGGAAAAACGGATGTCCTGGTGTGTGACGGGTTTACAGGAAACGTTACATTAAAAACCATGGAAGGGGTGGTGAGAATGTTTCTTTCTCTGCTTAAATCGCAGGGAGAGGGTAAAAAACGGTCATGGTGGCTGATTATATTGAAGCGTTGGTTACAAAAGAGCCTGGCGCGGCGATTCAGTCACCTCAACCCCGACCAGTATAATGGCGCCTGTCTGTTAGGATTGCGCGGCATTGTGATTAAGAGTCACGGTGCGGCCAATCAGCGAGCCTTTACCGTCGCGATTGAACAGGCAGTGCAGGCGGTGCAGCGACAAGTCCCACAGCGGATTGCCGCTCGCCTGGGATCTGTATTAGCAAAAAGTGACTGA
- a CDS encoding beta-ketoacyl-ACP synthase III, which translates to MYTKILGTGSYLPKQVRTNADLEKMVDTSDEWIVTRTGIRERRIAAPDETVSTMGYEAAQRALEMAGVDKDDIGLIIVATTSATHAFPSAACQVQNMLGIKGCPAFDVAAACAGFTYALSIADQYVKSGAVKHALVIGADVLARTCDPNDRGTIIIFGDGAGAVLLGQSEEPGIISTHLHADGRYGELLTLPNADRVNPDSSIYLTMAGNEVFKVAVTELAHIVDETLEANNLERSALDWLVPHQANLRIISATAKKLGMSMDNVVVTLDRHGNTSAASVPCAFDEAVRDGRIQRGQLVLLEAFGGGFTWGSALVRF; encoded by the coding sequence ATGTATACGAAGATTTTAGGTACCGGCAGCTATCTGCCAAAGCAAGTGCGAACCAACGCCGATCTGGAAAAAATGGTCGATACCTCTGACGAGTGGATCGTCACACGTACAGGTATCCGCGAACGTCGTATTGCCGCGCCAGATGAAACAGTTTCCACCATGGGCTATGAAGCCGCCCAGCGCGCGCTGGAGATGGCGGGTGTCGATAAAGATGACATCGGCCTGATTATCGTTGCGACCACCTCAGCCACGCATGCTTTCCCAAGCGCCGCGTGCCAGGTTCAGAACATGCTGGGGATCAAAGGCTGCCCGGCGTTTGACGTTGCCGCTGCGTGCGCAGGCTTTACCTATGCGCTGAGCATTGCCGATCAATACGTGAAATCCGGTGCCGTGAAGCATGCGCTGGTTATCGGTGCTGACGTGCTGGCTCGCACCTGCGATCCAAACGATCGCGGGACGATCATTATTTTTGGTGATGGCGCGGGTGCGGTCCTGTTAGGACAATCTGAAGAGCCGGGCATCATCTCCACGCATCTCCACGCGGACGGCCGCTACGGTGAGCTGTTAACGCTGCCAAACGCGGATCGTGTTAACCCGGACAGCTCTATTTACCTGACCATGGCCGGTAACGAAGTCTTTAAAGTGGCCGTGACCGAGCTCGCGCACATCGTTGACGAGACGCTGGAAGCCAATAATCTGGAGCGCTCCGCTCTCGACTGGCTGGTGCCGCACCAGGCTAACCTGCGTATTATCAGCGCCACAGCTAAAAAGCTCGGCATGTCTATGGATAACGTTGTGGTGACGCTCGATCGTCATGGCAATACGTCTGCAGCATCAGTACCGTGCGCGTTTGACGAAGCGGTGCGCGATGGACGAATTCAACGAGGCCAACTGGTCTTGCTCGAAGCCTTCGGTGGCGGTTTCACCTGGGGCTCTGCGCTGGTTCGTTTCTAG
- the fabD gene encoding ACP S-malonyltransferase, with the protein MTQFAFVFPGQGSQAVGMLSVLAEQYPVIEETFREASDALGYDLWVLTQQGPAEELNKTWQTQPALLTASVALWRVWQQQGGKTPALLAGHSLGEYSALVCAGVIAFADAVRLVELRGKFMQEAVPEGTGGMSAIIGLDDAAIAKACEESAEGQVVSPVNFNSPGQVVIAGHKEAVERAGAACKAAGAKRALPLPVSVPSHCALMKPAADKLAVELEKITFSAPAIPVVNNVDVKCETAPEAIRHALVRQLYSPVQWTKTVEFMAAQGVEHLYEVGPGKVLTGLTKRIVDTLTASAINEPEALSAALAQ; encoded by the coding sequence ATGACGCAATTTGCTTTTGTATTCCCGGGTCAGGGTTCTCAGGCCGTTGGAATGTTGTCTGTATTAGCGGAACAGTATCCGGTTATCGAAGAGACTTTTCGTGAAGCTTCTGATGCGCTGGGCTACGATCTGTGGGTGCTGACCCAGCAAGGGCCAGCCGAAGAGCTGAATAAAACCTGGCAGACGCAGCCAGCACTGCTGACCGCATCGGTCGCACTGTGGCGCGTATGGCAGCAGCAGGGTGGTAAAACCCCAGCGCTGTTGGCCGGTCACAGCCTGGGTGAATACTCAGCGCTGGTTTGCGCGGGCGTGATTGCGTTTGCTGATGCTGTGCGCCTGGTTGAGCTGCGCGGCAAATTCATGCAGGAAGCGGTGCCGGAAGGTACTGGCGGTATGTCAGCGATTATTGGTCTGGATGATGCTGCCATTGCGAAAGCGTGCGAAGAGTCCGCAGAAGGCCAGGTCGTTTCGCCGGTAAACTTCAACTCGCCGGGCCAGGTGGTTATCGCCGGCCATAAAGAAGCGGTTGAGCGTGCAGGCGCAGCCTGTAAAGCCGCTGGCGCGAAACGTGCGCTGCCGCTGCCGGTGAGCGTTCCGTCCCACTGCGCGCTGATGAAGCCTGCTGCGGATAAACTGGCTGTTGAGCTGGAAAAAATCACCTTCAGCGCACCGGCTATTCCGGTGGTGAATAACGTTGATGTGAAATGTGAAACCGCACCAGAGGCCATCCGCCATGCGCTGGTTCGCCAGCTGTACAGCCCGGTTCAGTGGACGAAGACCGTTGAATTCATGGCAGCACAGGGCGTTGAGCACCTGTATGAAGTGGGCCCGGGTAAAGTCCTCACCGGTCTGACCAAACGTATTGTTGATACCCTGACCGCATCGGCGATTAACGAGCCTGAAGCACTGTCAGCGGCACTTGCGCAGTAA